From one Streptomyces sp. ICC1 genomic stretch:
- a CDS encoding LacI family DNA-binding transcriptional regulator: MTARLADIAAQAGVSEATVSRVLNGKPGVAAGTRESVLAALDVLGYERPVRLRQRSAGLVGLITPELDNPIFPALAQVIGQALTRQGYTPVLATQTPGGSTEDELTEMLVDRGVSGIIFVSGLHADTTADMGRYDQLRGQGVPYVLINGFSDKVRAPFVSPDDRAAMQLAVTHLTALGHTRIGLAVGPKRFVPVLRKIEGFRLGMKERLGLGEDEVEELIQHSLYTLEGGQAAAAALIKRGCTAVVCASDMMALGAIRAARQQGLRVPQDVSVVGFDDSPLIAFTDPPLTTIRQPVQAMGQAAVRTLLEEIGGTPAPHSEFVFLPELVVRGSTASGPQQGRGPARS, encoded by the coding sequence GTGACCGCACGGCTAGCCGACATCGCAGCCCAGGCGGGGGTCAGCGAAGCCACAGTCAGCCGCGTGCTCAACGGCAAGCCCGGTGTGGCCGCAGGCACCCGTGAATCCGTGCTGGCCGCCCTCGACGTGCTCGGTTACGAACGTCCCGTACGCCTGCGCCAGCGCAGCGCGGGGCTCGTCGGCCTGATAACGCCCGAGCTGGACAACCCCATCTTCCCGGCGCTCGCCCAGGTCATCGGCCAGGCGCTGACCCGGCAGGGGTACACGCCGGTGCTGGCCACGCAGACGCCCGGCGGGTCCACCGAGGACGAGCTGACCGAGATGCTGGTGGACCGCGGGGTCTCCGGGATCATCTTCGTCTCCGGGCTGCACGCGGACACCACGGCCGACATGGGCCGCTACGACCAACTCCGGGGGCAGGGCGTCCCGTACGTCCTCATCAACGGTTTCTCCGACAAGGTGCGGGCCCCCTTCGTCTCCCCCGACGACCGGGCCGCCATGCAGCTCGCGGTGACCCACCTGACGGCGCTCGGGCACACCCGGATCGGGCTGGCCGTGGGGCCCAAGCGGTTCGTCCCGGTGCTCCGCAAGATCGAGGGCTTCCGGCTGGGCATGAAGGAGCGGCTCGGGCTCGGCGAGGACGAGGTCGAGGAGCTCATCCAGCACTCCCTCTACACGCTGGAGGGCGGTCAGGCCGCCGCGGCCGCGCTCATCAAGCGGGGCTGCACGGCGGTGGTGTGCGCGAGCGACATGATGGCGCTCGGCGCGATCCGGGCCGCCCGGCAGCAGGGCCTCAGGGTCCCCCAGGACGTCTCGGTCGTGGGCTTCGACGACTCCCCGCTCATAGCGTTCACGGATCCGCCGCTGACCACGATCCGCCAGCCCGTGCAGGCCATGGGCCAGGCCGCGGTGCGGACCCTGCTGGAGGAGATCGGGGGGACGCCGGCGCCGCACAGCGAGTTCGTCTTCCTGCCCGAGCTGGT
- a CDS encoding HAMP domain-containing sensor histidine kinase: MRLPSSLRWKIAMTTTAVCCTVAAVLGVLVHNVVAEQVVGEVRKDVGRELDYALSQYQYGTAHGVAGTALDPPQLPRPLRELVARGKTGSMVGEQDGKPVMWAAGPADGQALAVWIPYAGTRHRLRDIDAAILVSALLAAGVVALAGVFFAGRISRRLATTAAVARRISAGDLDARVGFPAGGEDPRRSRSRDEVRDVARALDSMAASLQGRLEAEKRFTADVAHELRTPLTGSLAAAALLPEGRPKEMINDRLKALHLLTEDLLEISRLDSGVERADLARVELGRAVERVVASTRLTVSVRILRDAVVLTDRRRLDRILANLLVNADKHGRPPLEVSVEGPVVTVRDHGPGYPAELIEQGPRRFRTGDPGRGRGHGLGLTIVAGQAAVLEIALGFSNAPDGGAVTTLRLPVGRLTDAS, translated from the coding sequence ATGCGGCTGCCGAGCAGTCTGCGCTGGAAGATCGCCATGACCACCACGGCCGTGTGCTGCACGGTCGCGGCGGTCCTCGGCGTCCTGGTGCACAACGTGGTCGCCGAGCAGGTCGTCGGAGAGGTCCGCAAGGACGTGGGCCGGGAACTGGACTACGCCCTGAGCCAGTACCAGTACGGCACCGCGCACGGCGTCGCGGGCACCGCCCTGGACCCGCCCCAGCTGCCCCGGCCGCTGCGGGAGCTGGTCGCGCGCGGGAAGACCGGCAGCATGGTCGGCGAACAGGACGGCAAACCCGTCATGTGGGCCGCCGGGCCCGCCGACGGCCAGGCCCTCGCCGTCTGGATCCCCTACGCCGGCACCCGCCACCGGCTCCGCGACATCGACGCCGCGATCCTGGTCTCCGCGCTGCTCGCCGCCGGGGTGGTGGCCCTCGCCGGCGTCTTCTTCGCGGGGCGGATCAGCCGCCGGCTCGCCACCACCGCCGCCGTGGCCCGCCGGATCAGCGCCGGGGACCTGGACGCACGCGTCGGCTTCCCGGCCGGCGGGGAGGATCCGCGCCGGTCCCGCTCGCGCGACGAGGTACGGGACGTGGCGCGGGCCCTGGACTCGATGGCGGCCTCGTTGCAGGGCCGGCTGGAGGCGGAGAAGCGGTTCACGGCGGACGTCGCGCACGAGCTGCGCACCCCGCTCACCGGTTCTCTGGCCGCGGCCGCGCTGCTGCCCGAGGGCCGGCCCAAGGAGATGATCAACGACCGGCTGAAGGCCCTGCACCTGCTCACCGAGGACCTGCTGGAGATCTCCCGGCTGGACTCGGGCGTCGAACGGGCCGACCTGGCCCGGGTGGAGCTCGGCCGGGCCGTGGAACGGGTCGTGGCGAGCACCCGGCTGACCGTCTCGGTACGGATCCTGCGGGACGCGGTGGTGCTCACCGACCGGCGGCGCCTGGACCGGATCCTGGCCAATCTGCTGGTCAACGCCGACAAGCACGGGCGGCCGCCGCTCGAAGTGAGCGTCGAGGGCCCGGTGGTGACCGTCCGCGACCACGGGCCGGGCTACCCCGCCGAGCTCATCGAGCAGGGTCCGCGGCGCTTCCGTACCGGCGACCCGGGGCGCGGGCGGGGCCACGGGCTGGGCCTGACGATCGTGGCCGGCCAGGCGGCGGTGCTGGAGATCGCGCTCGGCTTCTCCAACGCCCCGGACGGGGGCGCCGTGACCACGCTCCGCCTCCCTGTGGGGCGCCTGACGGACGCCAGTTGA
- a CDS encoding PhoX family phosphatase yields the protein MRKLLPLIGNSHGGGRSALTCRYRCGDACFHEVPNTSDNEYVGDVIARAYSRRSMLRSAAVVTVASAAGTALTLSGDGSSATADPTADTQRTGGAGGSTDGARGLRFKPVAPNTADQVTIPEGHEQNVVIRWGDPIIKGAPAFNPDKQTAAAQAGQFGYNNDFLSLLPLGGDYERQQLLVANHEYTDEQLMFKGYDAANPTREQVEIAWAAHGLAVVVVQEDHRSGKLTAVNRHRLNRRLTATSEFKLTGPAAGSALVKTSVDATGTKVLGTLNNCAGGTTPWGTTLHGEENFNQYFGNAGQVTDPTQAARLKRYGVTAGATERKWERFDKRFDVAQEPNESHRHGWVVELDPYDVNSVPRKRTALGRFKHEAAQPRLTEDGRPVVYMGDDERFDYFYKFVSSKKMKKGDSRAAKEHNLTLLDEGTLYVAKLTGDSPAAEIDGSGKLPADGEFDGSGVWIKILTSSPSGNVSHVEGMTAEEVAVFTRLAGDKVGATKMDRPEDVEPSPRTGRVYIALTNNTDRGKPGKEGATEANPRNLNKHGQILELAENFDDPAGDGFAWRLFLVAGDPNDPATYFAGFPKDKVSPISCPDNVAFDPHGNLWISTDGNQLGSHDGLFGVATAGDRRGELKQFLTVPRGAETCGPIIQDKRVLVAVQHPGEIDGASVEKPQSVWPDGPGKIVRPSVVSVWRKDGKNIGV from the coding sequence GTGCGCAAGCTCCTGCCCCTCATCGGCAACTCGCATGGGGGCGGCCGTTCCGCCCTCACCTGCCGCTACCGCTGCGGCGACGCCTGCTTCCACGAGGTGCCGAACACCAGCGACAACGAGTACGTCGGCGACGTCATAGCCCGCGCCTACTCGCGCCGCTCGATGCTCCGCTCGGCCGCCGTCGTCACGGTCGCCTCGGCCGCGGGCACCGCCCTCACCCTGAGCGGCGACGGCTCCTCCGCCACCGCGGACCCCACCGCCGACACCCAGCGCACCGGCGGAGCCGGCGGCAGCACCGACGGTGCCCGCGGTCTGCGCTTCAAGCCCGTCGCGCCCAACACCGCCGACCAGGTCACGATCCCCGAGGGCCACGAGCAGAACGTGGTGATCCGCTGGGGCGACCCGATCATCAAGGGCGCGCCCGCCTTCAACCCGGACAAGCAGACCGCCGCCGCGCAGGCCGGTCAGTTCGGCTACAACAACGACTTCCTGAGCCTGCTCCCGCTCGGCGGTGACTACGAGCGCCAGCAGCTGCTCGTGGCCAACCACGAGTACACGGACGAGCAGCTCATGTTCAAGGGGTACGACGCGGCCAACCCGACCCGCGAGCAGGTCGAGATCGCCTGGGCCGCGCACGGCCTGGCCGTCGTCGTGGTCCAGGAGGACCACCGCAGCGGCAAGCTGACCGCCGTCAACCGCCACCGCCTCAACCGCCGCCTGACCGCCACCAGCGAGTTCAAGCTGACCGGTCCGGCCGCCGGTTCCGCCCTGGTGAAGACCTCCGTCGACGCCACCGGCACCAAGGTGCTCGGCACCCTCAACAACTGCGCCGGTGGCACCACCCCGTGGGGCACCACCCTCCACGGCGAGGAGAACTTCAACCAGTACTTCGGCAACGCCGGCCAGGTCACCGACCCCACCCAGGCCGCCCGCCTGAAGCGCTACGGCGTGACGGCCGGCGCCACCGAGCGCAAGTGGGAGCGGTTCGACAAGCGCTTCGACGTGGCGCAGGAGCCCAACGAGTCCCACCGCCACGGCTGGGTCGTCGAGCTGGACCCGTACGACGTGAACTCCGTCCCGCGCAAGCGCACCGCCCTCGGCCGCTTCAAGCACGAGGCCGCGCAGCCCCGCCTGACCGAGGACGGCCGCCCCGTCGTCTACATGGGCGACGACGAGCGCTTCGACTACTTCTACAAGTTCGTCTCCTCGAAGAAGATGAAGAAGGGCGACTCGCGCGCGGCGAAGGAGCACAACCTCACGCTGCTCGACGAGGGCACCCTCTACGTCGCCAAGCTCACCGGCGACTCCCCGGCCGCCGAGATCGACGGCTCGGGCAAGCTCCCCGCCGACGGCGAGTTCGACGGTTCCGGCGTCTGGATCAAGATCCTCACCTCGTCCCCCTCCGGCAACGTCTCGCACGTCGAGGGCATGACCGCCGAAGAGGTGGCCGTCTTCACGCGCCTGGCCGGTGACAAGGTCGGCGCGACCAAGATGGACCGTCCCGAGGACGTCGAGCCGTCCCCGCGCACCGGCCGCGTCTACATCGCGCTGACGAACAACACCGACCGCGGCAAGCCGGGCAAGGAAGGCGCCACCGAGGCCAACCCGCGCAACCTGAACAAGCACGGCCAGATCCTGGAGCTCGCCGAGAACTTCGACGACCCGGCCGGCGACGGGTTCGCCTGGCGCCTCTTCCTGGTCGCGGGCGACCCGAACGACCCGGCGACCTACTTCGCGGGCTTCCCGAAGGACAAGGTCAGCCCGATCTCCTGCCCGGACAACGTGGCCTTCGACCCGCACGGCAACCTGTGGATCTCCACCGACGGCAACCAGCTCGGCTCGCACGACGGCCTGTTCGGCGTCGCGACCGCGGGTGACCGCCGTGGTGAGCTGAAGCAGTTCCTGACCGTCCCGCGCGGTGCCGAGACCTGCGGTCCGATCATCCAGGACAAGCGCGTCCTGGTCGCCGTGCAGCACCCGGGCGAGATCGACGGCGCGTCCGTCGAGAAGCCGCAGTCGGTGTGGCCCGACGGTCCGGGCAAGATCGTCCGTCCGTCGGTCGTCTCCGTCTGGCGCAAGGACGGCAAGAACATCGGCGTCTGA
- a CDS encoding GNAT family protein, with protein sequence MVIDGVEMREIRVADAAGVAEALERNRAYMAPYEPWRAGDFYTEAVQRARIEELLADREAGRARPFVLVAAGESGGGLGAVVGAINLVSVVRGALCSGAIGYWVDQGWAGKGLATAALHELCRIARDEMGLHRVSAGTRVGNLASQRVLAKAGFEQYGLAPRYLHVGGDWQDHRLFQRLLHDLFSYTHL encoded by the coding sequence ATGGTCATTGACGGGGTGGAGATGCGGGAGATCCGGGTGGCGGACGCCGCCGGGGTCGCCGAGGCGCTGGAGCGGAACCGGGCGTACATGGCCCCCTACGAGCCCTGGCGGGCCGGGGACTTCTACACCGAGGCCGTGCAGCGGGCGCGGATCGAGGAGCTGCTCGCGGACCGGGAGGCCGGGCGGGCGCGGCCGTTCGTGCTCGTCGCCGCCGGGGAATCCGGCGGGGGCCTCGGGGCGGTCGTCGGGGCGATCAACCTCGTCTCCGTCGTGCGCGGAGCGCTGTGCAGCGGTGCCATCGGCTACTGGGTGGACCAGGGCTGGGCCGGCAAGGGCCTGGCCACCGCCGCGCTGCACGAGCTCTGCCGGATCGCCCGCGACGAGATGGGACTGCACCGGGTCTCGGCGGGCACGCGGGTCGGCAACCTGGCCTCGCAGCGGGTGCTGGCGAAGGCGGGCTTCGAGCAGTACGGGCTCGCGCCCCGCTACCTGCACGTCGGCGGGGACTGGCAGGACCACCGCCTCTTCCAGCGGCTGCTGCACGACCTGTTCTCTTATACACATCT
- a CDS encoding uroporphyrinogen-III synthase yields MYDTPTGPAPAAGPLAGFTIGVTAARRADDLIALLRRRGANVLHAPALRIVPVADDTELLAATKELIGCAPDVVVATTAIGFRGWIEAADGWGLGEELLARLRDTELLARGPKVKGVIRAAGLVESWSPASESLAEVLDRLLTAGVAGRRIALQLHGEPLPGFVEALRAGGAEVVGVPVYRWMAPEDLGPLDRLIDAVAAGGVDAVSFTSAPAAASLLSRAAERGVREPVLQALTGGSVLSACVGPVTAVPLQAEGIATVQPERFRLGPLVQLLCRELPGRARVLPVAGHRLELRGHAVLLDNDLRPVPPAGMALLRALARRPGWVVARAELLRALPGAGRDEHAVETAMARLRVALGAPNLIQTVVKRGYRLALDAGGCED; encoded by the coding sequence ATGTACGACACCCCCACCGGGCCGGCCCCGGCCGCCGGGCCGCTCGCGGGCTTCACCATCGGGGTCACCGCCGCCCGGCGGGCCGACGACCTGATCGCCCTGCTGCGCCGCCGCGGGGCCAATGTGCTGCACGCGCCCGCCCTGCGGATCGTGCCGGTCGCCGACGACACCGAACTGCTCGCCGCGACCAAGGAGCTGATCGGCTGCGCGCCCGACGTGGTCGTGGCCACCACCGCCATCGGCTTCCGGGGCTGGATCGAGGCCGCCGACGGCTGGGGGCTCGGCGAGGAGCTCCTCGCCCGGCTGCGGGACACCGAACTGCTGGCGCGCGGGCCGAAGGTCAAGGGCGTGATCCGGGCCGCCGGGCTCGTCGAGAGCTGGTCCCCGGCCTCGGAATCGCTGGCCGAGGTACTGGACCGGCTGCTGACGGCCGGGGTGGCCGGCCGGCGCATCGCCCTCCAGCTGCACGGGGAGCCGCTGCCCGGGTTCGTCGAGGCCCTGCGCGCGGGGGGCGCCGAGGTGGTCGGCGTGCCGGTGTACCGGTGGATGGCGCCGGAGGACCTCGGACCGCTGGACCGGCTGATCGACGCGGTGGCCGCCGGCGGGGTCGACGCGGTGAGCTTCACCTCCGCGCCGGCCGCCGCCTCGCTGCTGTCACGGGCGGCCGAACGGGGCGTACGGGAACCCGTGCTGCAAGCGCTGACCGGCGGGTCGGTGCTGTCGGCGTGCGTGGGCCCGGTGACGGCCGTGCCGCTGCAGGCGGAGGGCATCGCCACGGTGCAGCCCGAGCGGTTCCGGCTGGGCCCGCTCGTGCAGCTGCTGTGCCGGGAGCTCCCGGGCCGGGCGCGGGTGCTCCCGGTGGCCGGACACCGGCTGGAGCTGCGCGGCCACGCCGTCCTGCTCGACAACGACCTGCGCCCGGTCCCGCCGGCCGGCATGGCCCTGCTGCGGGCGCTGGCCCGCCGCCCGGGCTGGGTGGTGGCCCGCGCCGAACTCCTGCGCGCCCTGCCCGGCGCGGGCCGCGACGAGCACGCGGTGGAAACGGCGATGGCCCGCCTGCGCGTCGCGCTGGGCGCGCCGAACCTGATCCAGACGGTGGTCAAGCGCGGCTACCGGCTGGCCCTGGACGCGGGCGGCTGCGAGGACTGA
- a CDS encoding nitrate/nitrite transporter, with the protein MTSTTAPRKGGRWIERWEPEDEAFWKETGEKTARRNLVYSVLSEHIGFSIWSLWSVMVLFMGPQYGIDPAGKFFLIATATCVGALVRVPYTFAVARFGGRNWTIVSALLLLAPTAAAWLVMEPGTSYGTFLLVAALTGVGGGNFASSMTNINAFFPLRKKGWALGLNAGGGNIGVPVVQLAALLVIGTAGAGHPRLLLGAYIPLIVIAAVLAALRMDNLAPVRNDTGAVREAVRDAHTWIMAFLYIGTFGSFIGYSFAFGLVLQTQFGRTPLQAASLTFIGPLLGSLIRPVGGALADRFGGARITLATFVAMAAATGVVILASVRHSLPVFLVGFVALFVLSGLGNGSTYKMIPGIFQAKALARGMAGEEAAAYGRRLSGASMGIIGAVGALGGLGINLVFRSAFLSSGSGTAAFVTFLGFYAACVAVTWAVYLRRPARTIIPTAGVEAKPQLTSV; encoded by the coding sequence ATGACCAGTACGACCGCACCGCGCAAGGGGGGCCGCTGGATCGAGCGGTGGGAACCCGAGGACGAGGCCTTCTGGAAGGAGACGGGGGAGAAGACCGCCCGCCGCAACCTGGTCTACTCCGTCCTCTCCGAGCACATCGGGTTCTCGATCTGGTCCCTGTGGTCGGTGATGGTGCTCTTCATGGGCCCGCAGTACGGGATCGACCCCGCCGGCAAGTTCTTCCTCATCGCCACCGCCACCTGCGTGGGCGCCCTCGTCCGCGTGCCCTACACCTTCGCCGTGGCCCGCTTCGGCGGCCGGAACTGGACGATCGTCAGCGCCCTGCTGCTGCTCGCGCCGACGGCGGCCGCCTGGCTGGTGATGGAGCCCGGGACCTCGTACGGCACGTTCCTGCTGGTGGCCGCGCTGACCGGGGTCGGCGGCGGCAACTTCGCCTCGTCCATGACGAACATCAACGCCTTCTTCCCGCTGCGCAAGAAGGGCTGGGCGCTCGGCCTCAACGCGGGCGGCGGCAACATCGGAGTCCCCGTCGTCCAGCTCGCCGCCCTGCTGGTCATCGGCACTGCCGGGGCCGGCCATCCGCGGCTGCTGCTCGGCGCCTACATCCCGCTGATCGTGATCGCCGCCGTGCTCGCCGCCCTGCGGATGGACAACCTGGCACCCGTGCGCAACGACACCGGCGCCGTGCGGGAGGCCGTCCGCGACGCCCACACCTGGATCATGGCGTTCCTCTACATCGGCACCTTCGGGTCGTTCATCGGCTACAGCTTCGCCTTCGGGCTGGTCCTGCAGACGCAGTTCGGCCGCACCCCGCTCCAGGCGGCCTCGCTCACCTTCATCGGACCGCTCCTCGGCTCCCTGATCCGGCCGGTCGGCGGGGCGCTGGCGGACCGCTTCGGCGGGGCGCGGATCACCCTGGCCACCTTCGTGGCGATGGCGGCGGCGACCGGAGTGGTGATCCTGGCCTCCGTACGGCACTCCCTGCCGGTGTTCCTCGTCGGCTTCGTGGCCCTGTTCGTCCTCAGCGGGCTCGGCAACGGCTCCACCTACAAGATGATCCCCGGCATCTTCCAGGCGAAGGCCCTGGCCCGCGGCATGGCCGGCGAGGAGGCGGCCGCGTACGGGCGGCGGCTGTCCGGCGCCTCCATGGGGATCATCGGGGCGGTCGGCGCGCTCGGCGGGCTCGGCATCAACCTGGTCTTCCGGTCGGCCTTCCTCAGCTCCGGTTCGGGCACGGCGGCCTTCGTGACCTTCCTCGGCTTCTACGCGGCGTGCGTCGCCGTCACCTGGGCGGTATACCTTCGCCGGCCCGCGCGGACGATCATCCCCACGGCGGGCGTGGAGGCGAAGCCGCAGCTCACCTCGGTGTAA
- a CDS encoding LysR family transcriptional regulator — protein sequence MTPRDVEPRLLRSFLAVAEELHFTRAAARLHFAQQALSRDVRRLEGILGAALFARTTRAVELTSDGERLVPLARSVLRAHEELAAAFAGDAAARPLLVDLNTDGPGTARTVLDRARELAPDCELMARFESGLTHAAAEIAAGRLDVSFGYADGLDPALRARLAQAPVRYEPLAVVLPDGHALAARESVPLAALAGETVYAGAGNPRTLEWTGLARELFAGRGIEPAPPAPVAVGKDEFRRVMAKTGNPVLATVDFADLPGCVKRPLTGPVPLSPLAMVWRKGLAHPGLDALRSAAAALAAERGWLEVPPDSWLPALTPGPGGG from the coding sequence GTGACACCCCGAGACGTCGAACCCCGACTGCTGCGCTCCTTCCTGGCCGTGGCCGAGGAACTGCACTTCACCCGTGCCGCCGCCCGCCTCCACTTCGCCCAGCAGGCCCTGAGCCGCGATGTGCGCCGCCTCGAAGGGATCCTCGGCGCGGCCCTGTTCGCCCGCACCACCCGCGCCGTCGAGCTGACCTCCGACGGGGAGCGGCTGGTCCCCCTGGCCCGGAGCGTGCTGCGCGCCCACGAGGAGCTGGCCGCCGCCTTCGCCGGGGACGCCGCCGCCCGCCCGCTGCTCGTCGACCTCAACACCGACGGCCCCGGCACCGCCCGCACCGTCCTGGACCGGGCCCGCGAGCTCGCCCCCGACTGCGAGCTGATGGCCCGCTTCGAATCCGGGCTCACCCACGCCGCCGCCGAGATCGCCGCCGGCCGCCTCGACGTCTCCTTCGGGTACGCCGACGGCCTCGACCCGGCGCTGCGGGCCCGCCTCGCGCAGGCGCCCGTACGGTACGAGCCGCTCGCGGTGGTGCTGCCCGACGGGCACGCGCTGGCCGCGCGGGAATCCGTACCGCTGGCGGCGCTCGCCGGGGAGACCGTGTACGCCGGGGCCGGGAACCCGCGCACCCTGGAGTGGACCGGGCTGGCGCGCGAGCTGTTCGCCGGGCGGGGCATCGAGCCCGCGCCGCCCGCGCCGGTGGCGGTCGGCAAGGACGAGTTCCGCCGGGTCATGGCCAAGACCGGCAATCCGGTCCTGGCCACGGTCGACTTCGCCGATCTGCCCGGCTGCGTCAAACGCCCGCTGACCGGCCCGGTACCCCTGTCGCCGCTCGCGATGGTGTGGCGCAAGGGCCTCGCCCATCCCGGGCTCGACGCACTGCGCTCCGCCGCCGCCGCCCTCGCCGCCGAGCGCGGCTGGCTGGAAGTGCCCCCGGACAGCTGGCTGCCCGCGCTCACACCCGGCCCCGGCGGCGGGTGA
- a CDS encoding tyrosine-protein phosphatase — protein MKKALLAATVVASTLTLTLVAAPAATAASGWDFPWAGQHHGRSAIPFTEAAVTAGADGSYTLKWSAKGTKRVEIKANGKVVAKGGAQGQAVVSGLPAADRQWFDFKPERGEGLRLADRLITLEGTANFRDAGGYRTTTGQWVKMGEIYRSDALNKLTDNDLAKLQRLRVKTVFDLRMESERTKDADKVPAGATYVVADVFAGSPSFQTLPKSPEEAVKAMVDAEKAMVSGEGGKKAYTQVFEGMERDRDRAVLFHCTAGKDRTGWANASLLTALGVPSETVMADYLASNDYRKAANDAVLSHLPAAQAAVYKPMLDVRPEYLNAGYAEVKATYGTFDNYLKSGLGIDARELKQLKKDLLVG, from the coding sequence ATGAAGAAGGCACTGCTCGCCGCGACCGTCGTCGCCTCCACGCTCACCCTCACCCTGGTCGCGGCCCCCGCCGCCACCGCCGCCTCCGGGTGGGACTTCCCCTGGGCCGGCCAGCACCACGGCCGCTCCGCCATCCCCTTCACCGAGGCCGCCGTCACCGCGGGCGCGGACGGCTCGTACACGCTGAAGTGGAGCGCCAAGGGCACCAAGCGCGTCGAGATCAAGGCGAACGGCAAGGTCGTCGCCAAGGGCGGCGCCCAGGGCCAGGCCGTCGTCTCGGGGCTGCCCGCCGCCGACCGGCAGTGGTTCGACTTCAAGCCCGAGCGCGGCGAGGGCCTGCGCCTGGCCGACCGGCTCATCACGTTGGAGGGCACCGCCAACTTCCGTGACGCGGGCGGCTACCGCACCACCACCGGCCAGTGGGTCAAGATGGGCGAGATCTACCGCTCCGACGCCCTCAACAAGCTGACCGACAACGACCTCGCCAAGCTCCAGCGGCTGCGCGTCAAGACCGTCTTCGACCTCCGCATGGAGAGCGAGCGCACCAAGGACGCCGACAAGGTCCCCGCGGGCGCCACGTACGTCGTCGCCGACGTCTTCGCGGGCTCCCCGTCCTTCCAGACCCTGCCCAAGTCGCCCGAAGAGGCCGTCAAGGCCATGGTCGACGCCGAGAAGGCCATGGTCAGCGGCGAAGGCGGCAAGAAGGCCTACACGCAGGTCTTCGAAGGCATGGAGCGCGACCGCGACCGCGCCGTCCTCTTCCACTGCACCGCGGGCAAGGACCGCACGGGCTGGGCGAACGCCTCCCTGCTCACCGCCCTCGGCGTGCCGAGCGAGACCGTCATGGCCGACTACCTGGCCAGCAACGACTACCGCAAGGCCGCCAACGACGCGGTCCTCTCGCACCTGCCGGCCGCCCAGGCCGCCGTCTACAAGCCGATGCTCGACGTCCGCCCGGAGTACCTCAACGCCGGCTACGCCGAGGTCAAGGCCACGTACGGCACCTTCGACAACTACCTCAAGAGCGGCCTCGGCATCGACGCCCGCGAGCTCAAGCAGCTGAAGAAGGACCTCCTGGTGGGCTGA